A segment of the Nostoc sp. TCL26-01 genome:
TCAAAGGTTGCTGTTGAATTCCACCCAGATTTATGGGCAACAGCACCAATTAAATCATCAGAAACATCTGCATTTCCTAACTATTGAGCATGGATGAATCTTGTTATTCATTGGATTCGGATAGGGATATTATTGATTATTCTCCCAAAGCGATCGCCTATATCCAAATAGTAGGCGATCTCTACTACAGGCAAAGCTTACGCTCATCAATTGAATTGAAGTTCTTCGGATTAGTCGGGAATAAATTTACTGATTTTTTGTTTGTTGTTGACTGAACCAAGCTTCTAAATCCATGATTGTAGCAAAATCCAACAATGCTTCTCCCAGCGCTTCTAATTGTTCGATTGATAATTTTTGAATTTGTTCGATGAGAGATACATCTATGTTTCCCAATCGTCGATTTAACAACCGCAGAATTAGCTGTTGTTCTCCTTGCTGTAAACCTTGCTCTAAACCTTCCTGTCTAGCTTTTTCTCTGTCTTGCTGATACAGTGGCGCTAATCTCATCACTAACTCCCGATCCTCTATTTCGATATTTTGATTGATTCGCAAATTTTGTTGCAGGCTATAAAGTAATTCTAGCGTCACTCGGACAAAGGGATGATCGGCTGGTAGTGCGGTTAATTCATCGATCGCTTGTCGCTGTACTCTACCACGCCCTAGCAATCTCAGCCACAGGGTTTGGGAAGTACGAGGTAGCTGATGAATTGCTACTATGGCTGTGCGTAAATGCTTCGGTAAAAAGTACACTCCCTCTATCCAGTCTAATTTTATCACTGCACTAAACCCAGAAATTATATTTTTGGAGGCGGTGGGTGTGAGTATCCATAGTTGAGGTATTTCTGTTTCTGGGATTTTAATTTTATTGCGCTTGGCTTCTCGCTGCATTGCGCTTTTTACTTCTGAGAGTTTGGAGATACAATCGTTGATTTCATCTATGGATGCGGGGTTGCGGAATGGTTCAAATATGGCTGGTGTTGTCGCCATTTTTCCCAATATTCCCAAT
Coding sequences within it:
- a CDS encoding DUF4351 domain-containing protein, with translation MTRFIHDQFSKDYLEELLKPYGKIQAPSRVAAEVKEIDVLFTPIPTQTANLATLGILGKMATTPAIFEPFRNPASIDEINDCISKLSEVKSAMQREAKRNKIKIPETEIPQLWILTPTASKNIISGFSAVIKLDWIEGVYFLPKHLRTAIVAIHQLPRTSQTLWLRLLGRGRVQRQAIDELTALPADHPFVRVTLELLYSLQQNLRINQNIEIEDRELVMRLAPLYQQDREKARQEGLEQGLQQGEQQLILRLLNRRLGNIDVSLIEQIQKLSIEQLEALGEALLDFATIMDLEAWFSQQQTKNQ